GATCTCGGCCTCACCGCCGATCAGGCCGAGAGACGGCTGGCCAACGAGAGCGAGGCCGGCGCCGTCGCCGGCACGCTGCGGCTGTCGCTGGGCCGCAGTTACGGGGGAGCGTGGGTGTCGGGCAAGACCTCCGCCGAGGTCGTGGTGGCGACGACCGACGCCACCGAAGCGCGGAAGATCGCGGACGAGGGCGCCCGGGCGAAGGTCGTCGACCACAGCCTCGCCGAGCTGGACGCGGCCAAGGCCGGCCTCGACCGGATCGCCGAGCGCTCCTCGCCCGCCCACGTGCCCGTCTGGTACGTGGACACCACCGCCAACCGCGTCGTCCTGCACACCTCCAGGCCCGGCGCGGCCGAGCGCTTCGCCGCCGCGGCCGGCGTCGACGCGAGCCTGCTGAAGGTCCGGCGGTCCGACGAGAAGCCCCGTACCTACGCGGACATCGTCGGCGGCGACGCCTACTACATCGGCAGCGGCAGCCGCTGTTCCGTCGGCTTCTCCGTCAACCGCGGCGGCCAGAGCGGCTTCGTCACCGCCGGCCACTGCGGCACCGCGGGCGCCACCACCACCGGCGTCAACCGGCAGGCCCAGGGCAGCTTCCAGGGCTCGACCTTCCCGGGCCGCGACTACGCCTGGGTCGGCGCCAACAGCCAGTGGACCCCGACCCCGACGGTGAACGGCTACGGCACCGGCACCAAGCAGGTCCAGGGCTCCACCGAGGCCGTCGAACGCGCCTCCGTGTGCCGCTCCGGCTCCACCACCGGCTGGCACTGCGGCACGATCCAGCAGCGCAACTCCAGCGTCACCTACCCGCAGGGCACCGTCAGCCCGGTGACGCGGACCAACGTGTGTGCCGAACCCGGCGACTCCGGCGGCTCGTTCATCTCCGGCACCCAGGCCCAGGGCATGACCTCCGGCGGCTCCGGCAACTGCAGCAGCGGCGGCACCACGTACTTCCAGCCCGTCAACGCCGCGCTCCAGGTCTACGGGCTCACCCTGACCACCGGGGACGGCGGGCCGACCGACCCGCCCACCGACCCGCCCGGCGGCACCTGGGCGGCGGGCACCGTCTACCAGGCCGGTGACACCGTCACGTACGGCACCACCACCTACCGGTGCCTCCAGGGCCATCAGGCCATGCCGGGATGGGAGCCGCCGAACGTGCCGGCGCTGTGGCAGGCCGTCTGACAGAGGGCAGGACGGCACCACCGCGGCACGGCGCGGACCGGCAGAGAAGGGGATGAAGACGCCGCGGCGGCAGGCGGCCGGAGGGACCCTGGGGGTGTGCCCTCCGGCCGTGCCGCGTTCCGGCGGCCCGGCCCCCGCCGGAATGAGCTCCCATGCCCGGCACGGCGGTTGAGCCGAGCCGGGCTTTCGGGGGTCCGGGCGTGTACGCCGCCGGGCGGGCCCCTACGATGGGGCGCCGATCGGCGGAGGACGCCGTTGGACCACGGCCGGGGGGATGCAGGGTGGCTGACGAGTACGGGCAGCACGGGCAAGCGGGTGGCTTCGGGCCACCGCCGCCGAACGGCCCCGGTGTGCCGCCCGGCGCGCCGGCACCGCCGCCGGGACCGCCCCCCGCGGGCCTCCCGCCGGCGGGACCGCCGCCGGGACCGCAGCAGCCGGCCGGCGGACCGTACGGACCGCCGCAGCACGCCCAGCCCGTGGCCGCGCCCGGCATGCCGGCGCAGCCCGGCCAGGCCGCCCCGCCCCCGTACGCGTACCCCGCGCCGCCCCCGCCCGGCTCCGGCGGCGGCAAGAAGGCCGTCGGCATCGTGCTGTCGGTGCTCCTCGTCCTCGCGGTGCTCGGCGGCGGCGCCGCGGTCGTCTTCCTCTCCGACGACGACGGCGGCGGCGGAACCAGCGCGCAGGACGAACTGCCCGCCAACGCGCTGGAACAACTGTGGTCCGCACCGCTGGAAGGCAGCCACGTCGCCGCCGGCGACTCCAGCAGCCTGCCCGGCATGTGGCCGGCGGGCGACCACGTCGTCTACGGGGACGAGGACGGCGGCATGCGGGCGTACGACGTACGCTCCGGCAAGGAGAAGTGGCGGGTGAAGCCGCCGAAGCGCGCGGGCGAGCTGTGCGCCATGTCCCGCGGCATCAGCCCCGGCGGCATCGGCGCCGTCGCCTTCGACGCCGGCGGCGACGACTGCGCGTACCTCGCGGCCGTCGAGGTCGACACCGGCACCCTGCTGTGGTCG
The Streptomyces sp. CNQ-509 DNA segment above includes these coding regions:
- a CDS encoding alpha-lytic protease prodomain-containing protein; its protein translation is MLHKRVMGAAGATVAVGALVLAGLQGAAFGSDSPGTPGSASGQYSPGLLKAMQRDLGLTADQAERRLANESEAGAVAGTLRLSLGRSYGGAWVSGKTSAEVVVATTDATEARKIADEGARAKVVDHSLAELDAAKAGLDRIAERSSPAHVPVWYVDTTANRVVLHTSRPGAAERFAAAAGVDASLLKVRRSDEKPRTYADIVGGDAYYIGSGSRCSVGFSVNRGGQSGFVTAGHCGTAGATTTGVNRQAQGSFQGSTFPGRDYAWVGANSQWTPTPTVNGYGTGTKQVQGSTEAVERASVCRSGSTTGWHCGTIQQRNSSVTYPQGTVSPVTRTNVCAEPGDSGGSFISGTQAQGMTSGGSGNCSSGGTTYFQPVNAALQVYGLTLTTGDGGPTDPPTDPPGGTWAAGTVYQAGDTVTYGTTTYRCLQGHQAMPGWEPPNVPALWQAV